Proteins encoded together in one Papaver somniferum cultivar HN1 unplaced genomic scaffold, ASM357369v1 unplaced-scaffold_21, whole genome shotgun sequence window:
- the LOC113339330 gene encoding salutaridinol 7-O-acetyltransferase-like, with protein sequence MKVQVISREIIKPSVPTPPHLKNFKLSLLDQLLPPSYVPIILFYPASADHEPINTICLQSSKSELLKKSLSETLTQFYPVTGRIKDNVLIDCNDQGVDYIEAKVDGLMSDFMSVDVVHQLHPSHIMLDDVAKEAQLAVQVNMFDCGGVAISISTSHKIIDGCTAITFICSWAATTREAPKQEIMYPTFDSADIFPALPPGVQVSTLESDDSIHGENVVTKVFVFTASKIAALRARISELRSSSGLSKYPTRAEALSALIWKSFINTSRVKASRNHALSAASTKPIIRSIANYAVNLRTRLNPPLPQVSFGNIIMDATAESTTTIDHEEATPGFIETLDRLISELRLGISKINDDYIRKLQEGDVEFLKSLDKASHQPNGQKNGEKVQICWISSLCRFPFYEIDFGWGKPSWVALNTNGEYKNSLFLMDAKCGTGIEAWVSLEKEDMALFEEDQDLLQYVKTIN encoded by the coding sequence ATGAAGGTCCAAGTTATATCAAGAGAGATCATTAAACCCTCAGTACCAACACCTCCACATCTAAAAAATTTCAAGCTTTCACTTCTTGACCAACTTCTCCCTCCATCTTATGTTCCCATAATACTTTTCTACCCGGCTAGCGCTGATCACGAACCCATCAATACTATTTGTCTTCAGAGTAGTAAATCTGAACTACTCAAAAAATCACTATCGGAAACTCTAACGCAGTTTTACCCCGTTACTGGTAGAATAAAAGATAACGTCTTAATTGATTGTAACGATCAAGGTGTAGACTATATCGAAGCGAAAGTGGATGGTTTAATGTCTGATTTTATGAGTGTAGACGTAGTTCATCAACTTCATCCGTCGCATATTATGCTAGATGATGTAGCTAAAGAAGCACAATTAGCAGTTCAAGTCAACATGTTTGATTGTGGTGGAGTAGCCATCAGTATTAGTACGTCGCACAAGATAATTGATGGATGTACAGCAATAACATTTATCTGCAGCTGGGCAGCTACCACTCGTGAAGCACCAAAACAAGAAATTATGTATCCAACCTTTGACTCGGCGGATATCTTCCCGGCCTTACCACCAGGTGTGCAAGTATCGACACTCGAGTCAGATGATTCTATCCATGGCGAGAACGTCGTTACGAAAGTGTTTGTATTTACTGCTTCTAAGATTGCTGCTCTTCGTGCACGGATCTCTGAGTTAAGAAGTAGTAGTGGCTTATCTAAATATCCGACTCGTGCCGAAGCTCTGTCAGCTTTGATATGGAAGTCGTTCATCAATACTAGTAGAGTGAAAGCTTCCCGCAACCACGCCCTCTCAGCAGCatcaacaaaacccatcatcagaTCTATAGCAAACTATGCTGTAAATTTGCGAACAAGGTTGAATCCACCATTGCCTCAAGTATCATTTGGCAATATTATCATGGATGCAACAGCCGAGTCAACCACAACAATTGATCACGAAGAGGCTACTCCAGGGTTCATTGAAACGTTAGATAGGTTGATAAGCGAGCTGAGACTAGGGATAAGTAAGATCAACGACGATTACATAAGGAAGTTACAAGAAGGTGATGTTGAATTCTTAAAATCACTTGATAAAGCCTCTCATCAGCCAAACGGTCAAAAAAATGGTGAGAAAGTTCAGATTTGTTGGATAAGTAGTTTATGCAGATTTCCGTTTTATGAGATTGATTTCGGGTGGGGAAAACCATCATGGGTAGCTCTAAATACAAATGGAGAATATAAGAACTCTCTTTTTCTGATGGATGCAAAATGTGGTACAGGTATAGAAGCATGGGTTAGTTTAGAAAAGGAAGACATGGCCCTATTTGAGGAAGATCAAGATCTTCTCCAATATGTTAAAACTATTAACTAA